A genomic segment from Pseudoduganella chitinolytica encodes:
- the adk gene encoding adenylate kinase, producing the protein MRLILLGAPGAGKGTQANFIKEKYNIPQISTGDMLRAAIAAGSELGIAAKKVMDAGQLVSDDIIIGLVKNRLKEADCANGYLFDGFPRTIAQADAMKDAGVKIDYVLEIAVPDESIIERIDGRRCHQGSGRVYHVKFNPPKVDGLDDVTGEPLVQRDDDRAETVKKRLDVYHNQTEVLLGYYNEWAKSGDPIAPKYRRIEGVGPVEEIRDRAFAALAE; encoded by the coding sequence ATGCGTCTCATTCTGTTAGGAGCTCCCGGCGCCGGCAAGGGCACCCAGGCCAACTTCATCAAGGAAAAATACAATATTCCTCAGATTTCGACTGGCGACATGCTGCGTGCCGCCATCGCGGCCGGCAGCGAACTGGGCATCGCCGCCAAGAAGGTCATGGACGCTGGCCAGCTGGTGTCGGACGATATCATCATCGGCCTGGTGAAGAACCGCCTGAAGGAAGCGGACTGCGCCAATGGCTACCTGTTCGACGGCTTCCCGCGCACCATCGCGCAGGCCGATGCGATGAAGGATGCCGGCGTGAAGATCGATTACGTGCTGGAAATCGCCGTGCCCGACGAATCGATCATCGAGCGCATCGACGGCCGCCGCTGCCACCAGGGTTCGGGCCGCGTGTACCACGTCAAGTTCAATCCGCCGAAAGTGGATGGCCTCGACGACGTCACGGGCGAGCCGCTGGTGCAGCGCGACGACGACCGCGCCGAGACCGTGAAGAAGCGCCTGGACGTGTACCACAACCAGACCGAAGTCCTGCTGGGCTACTACAACGAATGGGCCAAGTCGGGCGATCCGATCGCGCCGAAATACCGCCGCATCGAAGGCGTGGGTCCGGTGGAGGAAATCCGCGACCGGGCGTTTGCCGCGCTGGCGGAGTAA
- the xseA gene encoding exodeoxyribonuclease VII large subunit: MNQTPNSPDPAFEQPAVITVSALNQAVGRLLERSFPLTWIAGEISNFTRASSGHWYFTLKDDAAQVRAVMFRGRAQYAGFVPREGDKVEVRALVTLYGPRGDYQINVEAIRRAGVGALFEAFMRLKEKLAAAGLFDEGRKRPLPLFPRTIGIVTSPQAAALRDVLTALRRRAPHVRVILYPTLVQGQLAAARIAEAIDTASNRAECDVLLVCRGGGSIEDLWCFNEEVVAYAIANCHMPVISGVGHETDFTIADFAADLRAATPTAAAELAATPRGDWLASLRADATDLRRALRRTLDDAAQTLDNHARRLQSPSARIRQQRLQLLALSTAMMHANRAPLNTARHTVERLGGRLAARRPDTRPVRAHLAALQHRCTVNIGNGLAQRRKALQALAAQLELLNPQRTLERGYAIVTSDKGAILRSPGQIQPRATLTLRLAEGSAQVQVAAVQASLE; this comes from the coding sequence ATGAACCAGACCCCCAATTCGCCCGACCCCGCTTTTGAACAACCTGCCGTTATCACGGTCAGTGCGTTGAACCAGGCCGTCGGCCGGCTGCTGGAGCGCTCGTTCCCCCTGACGTGGATCGCGGGCGAGATTTCCAACTTCACGCGGGCCAGCTCCGGCCACTGGTATTTCACGTTGAAGGACGATGCGGCCCAGGTGCGCGCGGTCATGTTCCGCGGCCGCGCCCAGTATGCCGGCTTCGTGCCGCGCGAGGGCGACAAGGTGGAAGTGCGCGCCCTCGTCACGCTGTACGGCCCGCGCGGCGACTACCAGATCAACGTGGAGGCCATCCGCCGCGCCGGCGTGGGCGCCCTGTTCGAAGCGTTCATGCGGCTGAAGGAAAAGCTGGCGGCGGCCGGCCTGTTCGACGAAGGTCGCAAACGTCCCCTGCCCCTGTTCCCGCGCACCATCGGCATCGTCACGAGCCCCCAGGCTGCGGCGCTGCGCGACGTGCTGACGGCCTTGCGCCGGCGTGCACCGCACGTGCGGGTGATCCTGTATCCCACCCTCGTGCAGGGCCAGCTGGCGGCCGCGCGCATCGCCGAGGCCATCGACACGGCGTCGAACCGGGCCGAGTGCGACGTGCTGCTGGTTTGCCGGGGCGGCGGCAGCATCGAGGACCTGTGGTGCTTCAATGAAGAAGTGGTGGCGTACGCCATCGCCAATTGCCACATGCCGGTAATTTCCGGCGTCGGCCACGAGACCGACTTCACCATCGCCGACTTTGCCGCCGACCTGCGCGCGGCAACTCCCACGGCGGCAGCGGAACTGGCCGCGACGCCGCGCGGCGACTGGCTGGCCTCGCTGCGCGCGGACGCAACCGACCTGCGCCGCGCCCTGCGCCGCACGCTGGACGACGCCGCGCAGACCTTGGACAACCATGCCCGCCGCCTGCAAAGTCCGTCGGCGCGGATCCGCCAGCAGCGCCTGCAGTTGCTGGCGCTGTCGACGGCCATGATGCATGCCAACCGGGCGCCACTGAATACGGCCCGCCACACAGTGGAACGGCTGGGCGGCCGCCTGGCCGCGCGCCGCCCCGACACGCGCCCGGTGCGCGCCCACCTGGCCGCGCTGCAGCACCGCTGCACCGTCAATATCGGCAACGGCCTGGCGCAGCGCCGCAAGGCGCTGCAGGCGCTGGCCGCCCAGCTGGAGCTGCTCAATCCCCAGCGCACGCTGGAGCGGGGCTATGCGATCGTCACCAGCGACAAAGGCGCCATCCTGCGCTCGCCCGGCCAGATCCAGCCGCGCGCCACGCTGACGCTGCGCCTGGCCGAGGGCAGCGCGCAGGTGCAGGTGGCTGCCGTGCAGGCGTCGCTGGAGTAA
- the sodB gene encoding superoxide dismutase [Fe]: MEHTLPPLPYAMDALQPHISKETLEYHYGKHHQAYVTNLNNLIKGTEFENLSLEEIIKKSSGGVFNNSAQVWNHTFYWNCMAPNAGGAATGAVADAINAKWGSFDKFKEEFSKSCVGNFGSGWTWLVKKADGTVDIVNTSNAQTPLTTADKPLLTCDVWEHAYYVDYRNARPKYVETFWNLVNWNFVNEQFA; encoded by the coding sequence ATGGAACATACCCTGCCGCCACTGCCGTATGCGATGGATGCCCTGCAGCCGCACATCTCCAAGGAAACGCTGGAATACCACTATGGCAAGCACCACCAGGCCTACGTGACGAACTTGAACAACCTGATCAAGGGCACCGAGTTCGAAAACCTGTCCCTGGAAGAGATCATCAAGAAATCGTCCGGCGGCGTGTTCAACAACTCCGCGCAGGTGTGGAACCACACGTTCTACTGGAACTGCATGGCCCCGAACGCGGGCGGCGCAGCCACCGGTGCGGTCGCCGACGCGATCAACGCCAAGTGGGGTTCGTTCGACAAGTTCAAGGAAGAGTTCAGCAAGTCCTGCGTGGGCAACTTCGGCTCCGGCTGGACCTGGCTGGTGAAGAAGGCCGACGGCACCGTCGACATCGTCAACACGTCCAACGCGCAGACCCCGCTGACGACGGCCGACAAGCCACTGCTGACCTGCGACGTGTGGGAACACGCGTACTACGTCGACTACCGCAACGCCCGTCCGAAATACGTCGAGACGTTCTGGAACCTGGTCAACTGGAACTTCGTGAACGAGCAGTTCGCCTGA
- the lpxK gene encoding tetraacyldisaccharide 4'-kinase, with translation MSLESTLTRAWLRRGPLACALYPLSLLFRTLAALRRLLFRTRLLRSAGLPVPVVVVGNIFIGGTGKTPLTIWLVEQLRAAGLTPGVVSRGFGAKDSLPRPVTASSTPAQVGDEPVLIATRTGCPVVVGRDRVAAGRALLAAHPAVDVIVTDDGLQHYALRRDVEVVLFDGRGTGNGWTLPAGPLREPPGRRRDVTVVNTPELTPRLARTLANGGPLFQMTLTGDVAERLADRRERVPLAALAARGSKLAAVAGIGNPARFFGMLAGAGLSCTELALPDHHDFLDNPLRALDADLILMTEKDAVKCAHIEELRNDPRLWVVPVTARIDAALAEHIVEKCRGRTFA, from the coding sequence ATGTCGCTGGAATCCACCCTCACGCGCGCGTGGCTGCGGCGCGGCCCGCTGGCCTGCGCGCTGTATCCCCTGTCGCTATTGTTCCGCACCCTGGCCGCGCTGCGCCGGCTGCTGTTTCGCACCAGGCTGCTGCGCTCGGCGGGGCTGCCCGTGCCGGTCGTCGTGGTCGGCAATATCTTCATCGGCGGCACCGGCAAGACGCCATTGACGATCTGGCTCGTGGAGCAGCTGCGCGCCGCCGGGTTGACGCCGGGCGTCGTGTCGCGCGGCTTCGGCGCCAAGGACAGCCTGCCCAGGCCCGTCACCGCGTCGTCCACGCCGGCCCAGGTGGGCGACGAGCCCGTGCTGATCGCAACCCGCACCGGCTGTCCCGTCGTCGTCGGGCGCGACCGCGTGGCGGCGGGGCGGGCACTGCTGGCCGCGCATCCGGCCGTGGACGTCATCGTCACCGACGACGGCCTGCAGCATTACGCGCTGCGGCGCGACGTCGAGGTGGTGCTGTTCGACGGGCGCGGCACCGGCAACGGCTGGACCTTGCCGGCCGGGCCGCTGCGCGAGCCGCCGGGCCGGCGGCGCGACGTCACCGTCGTCAACACCCCGGAACTGACACCCCGCCTGGCGCGCACGCTGGCCAATGGCGGCCCGCTGTTCCAGATGACGTTGACGGGCGACGTGGCCGAGCGCCTGGCCGACCGGCGCGAGCGGGTGCCGCTGGCGGCCCTGGCCGCGCGCGGGAGCAAGCTGGCCGCGGTCGCGGGGATCGGCAACCCGGCGCGCTTCTTCGGCATGCTGGCCGGCGCCGGCCTCTCCTGCACCGAGCTGGCGCTGCCCGACCACCACGACTTCCTCGACAATCCGCTGCGGGCGCTGGACGCGGACCTGATCTTGATGACGGAGAAGGATGCAGTAAAATGTGCGCACATTGAAGAACTGAGAAACGATCCCCGGCTGTGGGTCGTTCCGGTCACGGCGCGCATCGATGCCGCGCTGGCCGAACACATTGTGGAGAAATGCCGTGGACGCACGTTTGCTTGA
- a CDS encoding MotA/TolQ/ExbB proton channel family protein — protein sequence MLAIFQAAGWPIWLLLIASIVATALIVERLMSLRRARILPPSTLDEVVRIYKSGNVTPDIIAKLESSSPLGVVLSAALKNVDAPREVMKESIEEAGSGVAHTLERFLTTLGTIATLAPLMGLFGTVVGMIEIFGAQNPSGANPAQLAHGISVALYNTGFGLAIAMPTLVFYRHFRALVDSFVIQMEQQAVRFVDVVHNSRK from the coding sequence TTGCTCGCCATCTTTCAAGCCGCCGGCTGGCCGATCTGGCTGCTGCTGATCGCTTCCATCGTCGCCACCGCCCTGATCGTGGAGCGGCTGATGTCGCTGCGGCGCGCCCGCATCCTGCCACCCAGCACGCTGGACGAGGTCGTGCGCATCTACAAGAGCGGCAATGTCACGCCGGACATCATCGCCAAGCTGGAATCGAGTTCGCCGCTGGGTGTCGTGCTGTCGGCCGCGCTGAAGAACGTCGACGCGCCGCGCGAAGTGATGAAGGAATCGATCGAAGAGGCGGGCAGTGGGGTTGCGCACACGCTGGAGCGCTTCCTGACGACGCTGGGCACGATCGCCACCCTGGCACCGCTGATGGGCCTGTTCGGCACCGTGGTCGGCATGATCGAGATCTTCGGCGCGCAGAACCCCAGCGGCGCCAATCCCGCCCAGCTGGCTCACGGCATCTCGGTCGCGCTGTACAACACGGGCTTCGGCCTCGCCATCGCGATGCCGACGCTGGTGTTCTACCGCCACTTCCGCGCGCTGGTGGACAGCTTCGTCATCCAGATGGAGCAGCAGGCCGTGCGCTTCGTCGACGTCGTGCACAACTCGCGCAAATAA
- a CDS encoding heparinase II/III domain-containing protein, with the protein MTRTLHGKTRIAAAIALLWVSSAYADMPREVRTGHPRLLATQADLDRVRQEAAVGPLSLPAKKGKLVFTLNPKPRGTHDLADTEVFGQHSGKGNRFYFRYSNASAPAGTIALEVAVIAGGADVMRDKLYLKLNADNQVEFDYNVDLRQVAARVVGGGQIVKSWPSTVSWSPAGQQFSFFGHLGDRITNLTLSDNGVQTWHSDEIDLELHRSWRGFLANAWVTESVLKPCDIPTGGKLGEKGGCDRNEGGRATIIEAAQRLTTAFRMTEHPDLFAAAKKHIDFLLRVTNDGEGVDRTKGGEWDMAARVGAMGLYYDWLYDRLTTDERAKLAKAIRDTIAAPAPKNGADDLVHSICGYSQTVVTGPNGFDCAKKPVLVVDGWKPTIASTYVSGHTQSANAGVALGLLAIGTEADGNADVRAMLNTIYDHFAKGFWPARDFYSADGGSHALFAYSHSGGGDTAERLVVWRRALNLPDLAPRLPGAPPEPAGTPTLAALPALIYPYIYGLRSDGSYPARGDYFRVEAGTPGEMAAAAMAVAADKRSAFFYDNYVVPNRNSKDLVKRANSGMFWERLLYPSNVQRERFDDLKLSRHFRNAGNVMMRDTWDFAKATLLEFKSASFISMNHQHMDQNSYSLYYKAPLLLDSGHYDKYGSNHWHNYYIRSIAHNTITVLDPEETFSLSTVSNLSVDGGQWLGNREERPQLRDIQPGGKNALDGVVTCKNGRDYSYVTGNASKAYVNNKLDPVAGFLRSMVYLHPANERQKPKVLVFDSVRPAKDNLEITTLLHSVNKPTSTIAATGNRTGRYVFGFKDDVPGPLTIRNGEGMVTVQTLLPATANVVLSGGKGEGDDCTPAEDKILGTKPQDRTDCRFLVRTRIGDKLEWQNYAKLEKSDNITMEGDSPTTDMGAWRVEISPKTAPRKGATQYFLNVLHVDDIDNGGNVAAAVSDTARLLSADGNAVAVAMADGQVIVFHGGAPGIAEISWTAAVGKGTPTLVVGLDKNAAYKLVPDGATRVKLVRDAAGTKAPEGVIEINRGEGSLTL; encoded by the coding sequence ATGACTCGTACTCTGCACGGAAAAACCCGGATTGCCGCGGCGATCGCACTGCTGTGGGTGAGCTCGGCGTATGCGGACATGCCCCGCGAAGTCCGCACCGGCCACCCGCGGTTGCTGGCTACGCAGGCCGACCTGGATCGGGTCCGCCAGGAAGCGGCGGTCGGGCCGCTGTCGCTGCCGGCCAAGAAGGGCAAGCTAGTCTTTACGCTCAATCCCAAGCCGCGCGGTACGCACGACCTGGCCGACACCGAGGTCTTCGGTCAGCATTCAGGTAAGGGTAACCGATTCTATTTCCGCTATTCGAATGCGTCCGCGCCCGCCGGTACGATCGCGCTGGAGGTCGCGGTCATTGCAGGCGGTGCTGATGTGATGCGCGACAAGCTGTATCTCAAGCTGAACGCCGACAACCAGGTTGAATTCGACTATAACGTCGACTTGCGGCAGGTAGCGGCACGGGTGGTCGGTGGAGGGCAGATTGTCAAGTCGTGGCCCAGCACGGTCTCCTGGTCGCCGGCGGGGCAGCAATTCTCGTTCTTCGGCCACCTGGGCGACCGCATCACGAACCTGACGCTCTCGGACAACGGCGTGCAAACATGGCATAGCGACGAGATCGACCTTGAATTGCACCGGTCATGGCGCGGCTTTCTTGCTAATGCGTGGGTGACGGAAAGTGTCCTGAAACCTTGCGACATCCCGACAGGTGGCAAACTCGGGGAGAAGGGCGGCTGCGACCGCAATGAGGGCGGTCGAGCCACCATCATCGAGGCCGCGCAACGGCTGACGACCGCGTTTCGCATGACGGAACACCCCGATTTGTTTGCTGCTGCCAAAAAGCACATCGATTTTTTACTGCGCGTTACCAACGACGGCGAGGGCGTTGATCGTACCAAGGGCGGCGAGTGGGACATGGCCGCGCGCGTAGGTGCGATGGGCCTGTATTATGACTGGTTGTATGACCGGCTCACGACGGACGAGCGCGCGAAACTGGCCAAGGCGATCCGCGACACGATCGCAGCGCCGGCTCCAAAAAATGGCGCTGACGATCTCGTGCACTCCATATGCGGCTATTCCCAGACAGTAGTAACGGGGCCGAATGGATTCGACTGTGCAAAAAAACCTGTACTGGTCGTCGACGGCTGGAAACCCACGATCGCTTCCACTTACGTCAGCGGGCATACGCAAAGCGCCAACGCCGGCGTCGCGCTCGGCCTGCTGGCCATCGGTACCGAGGCAGACGGCAACGCGGACGTGCGCGCCATGCTCAACACGATTTACGACCATTTCGCCAAGGGCTTCTGGCCAGCGCGCGATTTCTACTCGGCCGATGGCGGCAGCCACGCGCTGTTTGCCTATTCCCATTCAGGCGGCGGCGATACCGCCGAGCGGCTCGTCGTGTGGCGGCGGGCGCTGAACCTGCCAGATCTCGCGCCGCGACTGCCGGGTGCACCCCCGGAGCCGGCCGGGACCCCAACCCTCGCGGCGCTGCCAGCGCTGATCTATCCCTACATCTACGGCCTGCGTAGCGATGGCAGCTATCCGGCACGCGGAGATTACTTCCGTGTCGAGGCTGGCACGCCCGGCGAGATGGCAGCCGCGGCAATGGCCGTGGCAGCCGACAAGCGGTCTGCCTTCTTCTACGACAACTACGTCGTACCGAACCGAAACAGCAAGGATTTGGTAAAACGAGCGAACAGCGGCATGTTCTGGGAGCGTCTGCTGTACCCTTCGAACGTACAGCGTGAGCGTTTCGACGATCTGAAATTGTCGCGCCACTTCCGCAACGCGGGCAATGTGATGATGCGTGACACGTGGGACTTCGCCAAGGCGACGCTGCTGGAATTCAAGTCCGCCTCGTTCATTTCGATGAACCACCAGCATATGGACCAGAACAGCTATTCGCTGTACTACAAGGCGCCGCTGCTGCTGGATTCGGGCCACTACGACAAGTACGGCAGCAATCACTGGCACAACTACTATATCCGCTCGATCGCCCACAACACGATCACGGTGCTCGATCCCGAGGAGACGTTCTCCCTCAGCACCGTCAGCAACCTGTCAGTGGATGGCGGCCAGTGGCTGGGTAACCGCGAAGAAAGGCCGCAACTGCGCGATATCCAACCAGGTGGCAAGAACGCGCTGGACGGCGTCGTCACGTGCAAGAACGGTCGCGACTACTCGTACGTCACGGGCAATGCCAGCAAGGCGTACGTCAACAACAAGCTCGACCCGGTGGCGGGTTTCCTGCGCAGCATGGTCTACTTGCACCCCGCGAACGAGCGCCAGAAACCGAAGGTGCTGGTGTTCGACAGCGTGCGCCCGGCTAAGGACAACCTCGAGATCACGACGTTGCTGCACAGCGTGAACAAGCCGACCAGCACGATCGCGGCGACCGGGAACCGCACAGGAAGGTACGTGTTCGGTTTCAAGGACGACGTCCCTGGTCCGCTGACGATTCGAAACGGCGAGGGCATGGTCACGGTTCAGACGCTGTTGCCCGCAACCGCCAATGTAGTGCTTTCGGGCGGCAAGGGTGAAGGCGACGACTGCACCCCGGCAGAAGACAAGATCCTGGGAACGAAACCTCAGGACCGAACAGACTGTCGTTTCCTGGTGCGTACGAGAATCGGCGACAAGCTGGAATGGCAGAACTATGCAAAGCTGGAAAAATCCGACAATATTACAATGGAGGGCGATTCGCCAACCACGGACATGGGCGCATGGCGTGTCGAAATCTCGCCGAAGACCGCGCCACGCAAGGGGGCGACACAATACTTCCTTAACGTACTGCACGTCGACGACATCGACAACGGCGGCAACGTCGCAGCTGCGGTCTCCGACACGGCGCGGCTGCTGTCGGCCGACGGCAATGCCGTCGCCGTGGCAATGGCCGACGGCCAGGTCATCGTGTTCCATGGCGGCGCGCCCGGCATCGCCGAGATCAGCTGGACGGCGGCGGTCGGCAAGGGCACGCCAACGCTGGTGGTTGGCCTGGACAAGAACGCGGCCTACAAACTGGTGCCGGACGGCGCGACCCGCGTCAAGCTGGTGCGCGATGCGGCGGGGACGAAAGCACCGGAGGGCGTCATCGAGATCAATCGGGGCGAGGGCAGCCTGACGCTGTAA
- a CDS encoding ExbD/TolR family protein — MNFRKGQRREDPEINLIPFIDVLLVILIFLMVTTTYSKFTELQITLPTADAEKAVEQPNQIDVTVDAKGNYTVNGAPVSFRDVAALAQSLRSAAKPGANPVVVVNADQFAMHQMVVNVMEAARIAGFDRLTFAAQTGGGK; from the coding sequence GTGAACTTCCGCAAGGGCCAACGCCGCGAGGACCCGGAAATCAACCTGATTCCGTTCATCGACGTGCTGCTCGTGATCCTGATCTTCCTGATGGTGACGACCACCTACAGCAAGTTCACCGAGCTGCAGATCACGCTGCCGACGGCCGATGCCGAGAAGGCCGTCGAACAGCCGAACCAGATCGACGTGACCGTCGATGCGAAAGGCAATTACACCGTCAACGGCGCGCCCGTGTCGTTCCGCGACGTGGCCGCGCTGGCGCAGTCTTTGCGAAGCGCCGCCAAGCCGGGCGCCAACCCGGTCGTCGTCGTCAATGCCGACCAGTTCGCGATGCACCAGATGGTCGTCAACGTAATGGAGGCGGCGCGCATCGCCGGCTTCGACCGGCTGACGTTCGCGGCCCAGACGGGCGGCGGCAAATAG
- a CDS encoding Trm112 family protein, whose translation MDARLLDILVCPVCKGPLVHDKKAQELICRGDRLAFPVRDGIPIMWADEARTLQDTVE comes from the coding sequence GTGGACGCACGTTTGCTTGATATCCTGGTCTGCCCTGTCTGCAAGGGCCCGCTGGTGCACGACAAGAAGGCCCAGGAACTGATCTGCCGCGGCGACCGCCTGGCGTTCCCCGTCCGGGACGGGATCCCCATCATGTGGGCCGACGAGGCCCGCACCCTGCAGGACACGGTCGAGTAA
- a CDS encoding LysR family transcriptional regulator encodes MDRFDAMRLFTRIVELGNFSRAADDLKLPAATATHTIRQLEARLGVQLLHRTTRKVAPTSDGQAYYQRCLRILADVEETEAGFGHSGVAPKGRLRIDLSTLGRVFVLPRLAEFFARYPDIELEVGLGDRRVDLVGDGVDCVLRVGELPDSTMVGRRVATLPQVTCASAAYLEAHGAPATLDDLRAHLAVNWYSAASGKMLPFEFDVDGVPRSVTLPGKVSVSEGEAYVACCLGGMGLAQLPRYRVEVLLADGTLREVLPQWRPPSLPVTVLYPYQRQLSPRVRVFADWVAEVMAGVDSASPRVY; translated from the coding sequence ATGGACCGCTTTGATGCAATGCGCCTGTTCACCCGGATCGTCGAGCTGGGCAATTTCAGCCGGGCCGCCGACGACCTCAAGCTGCCGGCCGCGACGGCGACGCACACCATCCGCCAGCTCGAGGCGCGCCTGGGCGTGCAACTGCTGCACCGGACCACGCGCAAGGTCGCTCCCACTTCGGACGGCCAGGCGTACTACCAGCGCTGCCTGCGCATCCTGGCGGACGTCGAGGAAACCGAAGCGGGCTTTGGCCACAGCGGCGTGGCGCCGAAAGGCAGGCTGCGCATCGACCTGTCCACCCTGGGCCGTGTGTTCGTGCTGCCCCGGCTGGCGGAATTCTTTGCCCGCTATCCGGACATCGAACTGGAAGTCGGCCTGGGCGACCGCCGCGTCGATCTCGTCGGCGACGGCGTCGATTGCGTGCTGCGCGTGGGCGAATTACCCGATTCGACGATGGTCGGACGACGCGTCGCCACCCTGCCGCAAGTGACGTGCGCCAGCGCGGCGTATCTCGAGGCCCACGGCGCGCCCGCCACGCTGGACGACCTGCGCGCCCACCTGGCGGTGAACTGGTATTCCGCCGCGAGCGGAAAGATGCTGCCGTTCGAGTTCGACGTGGACGGCGTGCCGCGCAGCGTGACCTTGCCCGGCAAGGTCAGCGTCAGCGAAGGCGAGGCGTATGTCGCCTGCTGCCTGGGCGGCATGGGGCTGGCGCAGTTGCCGCGCTACCGGGTGGAAGTGCTGCTGGCGGACGGCACCTTGCGCGAGGTACTGCCGCAGTGGCGTCCGCCCTCCCTGCCCGTCACCGTGCTGTACCCGTACCAGCGGCAGCTGTCGCCGCGGGTCCGGGTGTTTGCGGATTGGGTGGCGGAGGTGATGGCGGGGGTGGACAGCGCCTCGCCCCGGGTTTATTAA
- a CDS encoding SDR family oxidoreductase — MRLKKLSDQVIVITGATSGIGLTTARMAAAQGAKLVLAARAEDALHQLEKELQTFGTEALVVPTDVGDKADVAALAKAAVARFGRIDTWVNNAGVSIFGRLQEVSDDDSHRLFQTNFWGVVNGSMEAVKHMKKHGGALINLGSELSDVSVPLQGMYAASKHAVKGYTDSLRMELEKDSVPISVTLIKPAAIDTMFAVHAKNYMDVEPKLPSPIYAPELVAEAILYAAQHPKRDVHVGGASKMNSVGGFHLPRLFDKMGETMMWSGQRSNRASRSGRQDALHSPDTSHELRQREGMGDVAESSPYTQAALRYKPLKLALLGGGALVAAWMLSRSGTTRVSGDGINPPH, encoded by the coding sequence ATGCGTTTGAAAAAACTGTCGGACCAGGTCATCGTGATCACGGGGGCCACCAGCGGCATCGGCCTGACGACCGCCCGCATGGCGGCGGCCCAGGGCGCGAAGCTCGTCCTGGCGGCGCGCGCCGAGGATGCGTTGCACCAGCTCGAGAAGGAACTGCAGACGTTCGGCACCGAAGCCCTGGTCGTCCCCACCGACGTGGGCGACAAGGCCGACGTGGCGGCACTGGCCAAGGCGGCCGTCGCCCGCTTCGGCCGCATCGATACGTGGGTCAACAATGCGGGCGTGTCGATCTTCGGGCGCCTGCAGGAAGTGTCGGACGACGACAGCCACCGCCTGTTCCAGACCAATTTCTGGGGCGTCGTCAACGGCTCGATGGAAGCGGTGAAGCACATGAAGAAGCACGGCGGCGCGCTGATCAACCTGGGCAGCGAACTGTCCGACGTGTCGGTGCCGCTGCAGGGCATGTACGCCGCGTCCAAGCACGCGGTCAAGGGCTACACGGACAGCCTGCGCATGGAACTGGAAAAGGACAGCGTACCGATTTCCGTCACCCTGATCAAGCCGGCCGCCATCGACACGATGTTTGCCGTGCATGCAAAGAACTACATGGACGTGGAACCGAAGCTGCCCAGCCCGATCTACGCGCCCGAGCTGGTGGCCGAAGCGATCCTGTATGCGGCCCAGCATCCAAAGCGCGACGTGCACGTGGGCGGCGCGTCGAAGATGAATTCGGTCGGTGGCTTCCACCTGCCGCGCCTGTTCGACAAGATGGGCGAGACGATGATGTGGAGCGGGCAGCGCAGCAACCGTGCCTCCCGCTCAGGGCGCCAGGATGCGCTGCACTCGCCGGACACCAGCCATGAACTGCGCCAGCGCGAAGGCATGGGCGACGTGGCGGAGTCGTCGCCGTACACCCAGGCCGCGCTGCGCTACAAGCCCCTGAAGCTGGCCCTGCTGGGTGGGGGCGCGCTGGTGGCCGCGTGGATGCTGTCGCGCTCGGGCACCACGCGGGTGTCGGGCGACGGGATCAACCCGCCGCATTGA
- the kdsB gene encoding 3-deoxy-manno-octulosonate cytidylyltransferase, with amino-acid sequence MSFVVIIPARLASTRLPNKPLADIGGKPMIVRVTERARLSGAARIIVATDHESIRAVCAEHGIEACMTRADHPSGTDRIAEVARALDLAPDAVVVNLQGDEPLIDPALLAACATRIGADVPMATCAHPIDGAADAFNPNVVKVVLDKAGRALYFSRATIPWARDAFAASRASLPAGYAPLRHIGLYAYRNDFLQAYPALEQSPLEAIEALEQLRVLWHGYPIAVHVTDAAPAPGVDTLDDLERVRRHFD; translated from the coding sequence GTGTCGTTCGTCGTCATCATCCCGGCCCGCCTGGCGTCCACGCGCCTGCCGAACAAGCCGCTGGCCGACATCGGCGGCAAGCCCATGATCGTGCGCGTGACCGAGCGTGCCCGCCTGTCCGGCGCGGCGCGCATCATCGTCGCCACCGACCATGAATCGATCCGCGCCGTTTGCGCCGAGCATGGCATCGAGGCTTGCATGACGCGTGCCGACCACCCGTCCGGCACCGACCGCATCGCCGAGGTGGCGCGCGCGCTGGACCTGGCGCCCGATGCCGTCGTCGTCAACCTGCAGGGCGACGAACCCCTGATCGACCCGGCCTTGCTGGCCGCGTGCGCCACGCGCATCGGCGCCGACGTGCCGATGGCCACTTGCGCCCATCCGATCGACGGCGCGGCCGACGCATTCAATCCGAACGTGGTGAAGGTGGTGCTGGACAAGGCCGGCCGCGCGCTGTATTTCAGCCGCGCGACGATTCCATGGGCGCGCGACGCGTTTGCGGCCAGCCGTGCCAGCCTGCCGGCCGGCTATGCGCCGCTGCGCCATATCGGCCTGTACGCCTACCGCAACGATTTCCTGCAGGCCTACCCGGCGCTGGAGCAATCGCCGCTGGAGGCCATCGAGGCGCTCGAGCAATTGCGCGTCCTGTGGCACGGCTACCCGATTGCCGTGCACGTCACCGACGCCGCGCCGGCACCCGGGGTCGATACGCTTGACGACCTGGAGCGCGTGCGCCGTCACTTCGACTGA